One window of Dehalobacterium formicoaceticum genomic DNA carries:
- the dnaX gene encoding DNA polymerase III subunit gamma/tau: protein MAYVALYRQWRPQKFEDVAGQDHISKTLKNAIKANRIVHAYLFTGPRGTGKTSSAKILAKAVNCLAPVEGEACDQCEMCKRFKSGQAMDMIEIDAASNRGIDEIRDLREKVKYAPVEGKYKIYIIDEVHMLTTEAFNALLKTLEEPPKHVIFILATTEPHKVPITVLSRCQRFDFKRIGMRFIIDRLQHICTVEGLKVNDAALQMIAKKAEGSMRDALSLLDQCLSFSEEMITEETIASLLGAVDNEFIKNIVLSMAERDYGRMISLIDSLIQEGKDIRLFHHDLTEYFRNLILVKLSNKAVEKLDVPDFLHRDLAEQSKIFTVEVLFNILDVLSEGEAQLKNSTQPRITLELSLIRAARIPEKNDQENVQPVQSAQHKEHKGHQQPVQHKQPKEPVKKENVPPAIQVNIKSVQAHWPQVMELVNKKNKSTGAFLKEGTPVELRQNKIIMQYLQQFKLHAETIEKIEHKKIIEEALGTVFRQELTVQSTTDDLSPEKEDEIEAGVQKFLGNEVKVEIVD from the coding sequence TTGGCATATGTTGCATTGTACCGTCAGTGGCGACCCCAAAAATTTGAGGATGTTGCTGGACAGGATCATATCAGCAAAACCTTAAAAAATGCGATCAAAGCAAATAGGATAGTGCATGCTTATCTTTTTACCGGCCCCCGGGGGACAGGTAAAACCAGTTCTGCCAAGATATTGGCCAAAGCAGTTAATTGTCTTGCTCCTGTTGAGGGTGAAGCTTGTGATCAATGTGAAATGTGCAAGCGGTTCAAGTCAGGTCAGGCCATGGATATGATCGAAATTGATGCAGCATCCAATCGCGGGATTGATGAAATTCGGGATCTCAGGGAAAAGGTGAAATATGCCCCGGTAGAAGGAAAATATAAAATATATATTATTGATGAAGTTCATATGCTTACTACAGAAGCCTTTAATGCTCTCTTAAAGACCTTGGAAGAGCCGCCCAAGCATGTTATATTTATTTTAGCGACAACAGAACCTCATAAGGTACCGATCACTGTACTTTCCCGATGTCAGCGTTTTGATTTTAAACGTATTGGCATGCGTTTTATTATTGACCGATTGCAGCATATTTGTACGGTTGAAGGATTAAAAGTAAATGATGCGGCTCTGCAGATGATTGCTAAAAAGGCGGAGGGCAGTATGCGGGATGCCTTAAGTTTATTGGATCAATGTTTAAGTTTTTCGGAAGAAATGATTACGGAAGAGACCATTGCTTCCCTATTGGGCGCGGTAGATAATGAATTTATTAAAAATATTGTTTTGTCTATGGCAGAAAGAGATTATGGCCGCATGATTTCCTTGATTGATAGCTTAATCCAGGAAGGTAAGGATATCCGGCTTTTTCATCATGATTTAACGGAGTATTTCAGAAATTTAATTTTGGTTAAACTATCGAATAAAGCGGTTGAAAAATTAGATGTGCCGGATTTTTTACATCGGGACTTGGCGGAGCAAAGCAAGATCTTTACTGTGGAGGTATTGTTTAATATCCTGGATGTTTTAAGTGAAGGAGAAGCTCAACTTAAAAACAGCACTCAACCCCGCATTACCTTAGAACTCTCTTTAATCAGAGCGGCAAGGATACCGGAAAAAAACGATCAAGAGAATGTACAACCGGTGCAATCAGCACAACATAAAGAGCATAAAGGGCATCAACAACCGGTACAACATAAACAACCAAAAGAACCCGTAAAAAAGGAGAATGTGCCACCGGCCATACAGGTGAATATAAAATCTGTTCAAGCACATTGGCCTCAAGTGATGGAGTTGGTGAATAAAAAAAATAAAAGCACCGGAGCATTTTTAAAAGAAGGGACACCTGTGGAATTAAGACAGAATAAGATAATTATGCAGTATCTGCAACAGTTTAAGCTTCATGCAGAAACGATCGAAAAGATTGAGCATAAAAAAATTATCGAAGAGGCCTTAGGCACTGTTTTTAGACAGGAGCTGACTGTACAGAGTACGACTGATGATCTCTCCCCGGAAAAAGAGGACGAAATTGAGGCTGGGGTTCAAAAATTTTTAGGCAATGAGGTAAAAGTGGAGATCGTAGATTAG
- the feoB gene encoding ferrous iron transport protein B, translating into MEKMTIALAGNPNSGKTTIFNYLTGARQHVGNYPGVTVEKREGHRSYQNYDFKIIDLPGIYSLTSNSPDEVVTRQVLLEEKIDVIIDIADATNLERHLGLTVQLKELGIPIVLGLNMMDLAEEANFKIDVDLLATLLGHPVLPVIGTKSKGVEELLQAAIHLFEGRDRYQERPIRYQKEVEAEIEILRNLMPEKIKGDENSVRYRPAIGRWLAVKLLENDPDVLARMKKKYHADDLLIQVEKSRRSLEEHFGEDPELFLVDSRYAFARGAVRESVLFPGDDRESMTEKIDQVLLNRFLGLPIFLMIMWLLFQITFTLGELPMGWLDMGISKFAELVHGILPDGLFRSLIVDGIIGGVGGVIIFLPNILLLFLGITFLEGTGYMSRAAFIMDKLMHRMGLHGKSFIPMILGFGCSIPAIMATRTLENPRDRLVTILVIPLMSCGARLPVYTLLAAAFFSPNMAGNVIFSIYLIGILLAVLMAKLFRTWLFPGPAEPFVMELPVYRMPVWRSVLTQVWERAVLYLKKAGTVILAASILMWALFTFPQTNGASNFDAAQAMEQSFAGRIGHLVEPVLEPLGFDWKIGVALISGVAAKEIVVSTMSTLYSMEIDEEAGLSSGEVSLGFADRVRTQSGFTPLIAYVLMLFILIYIPCLSTVAVIYRETNSWKWPLFVIGYTLALAWFVSFLVYRGGLLLGIGV; encoded by the coding sequence ATGGAGAAAATGACCATCGCCTTGGCGGGTAACCCCAATAGCGGAAAAACCACCATTTTTAATTATCTTACCGGAGCCCGTCAGCATGTGGGCAATTACCCCGGAGTTACGGTAGAAAAAAGAGAAGGTCATCGCAGCTACCAGAACTACGACTTTAAAATTATTGATTTGCCGGGGATTTACAGTCTGACCTCCAATTCTCCGGATGAAGTAGTTACCCGACAGGTATTGCTGGAAGAGAAGATCGATGTGATTATTGATATTGCCGATGCCACCAATTTGGAAAGACATCTGGGTCTGACCGTACAATTAAAGGAATTGGGAATACCCATTGTACTCGGCTTGAATATGATGGATTTAGCAGAGGAGGCCAATTTCAAAATTGATGTGGATTTACTGGCCACTCTTTTAGGTCATCCCGTGCTGCCGGTGATAGGCACAAAAAGCAAGGGGGTGGAGGAGCTATTACAGGCTGCTATTCATCTCTTTGAAGGGCGTGACCGATATCAGGAAAGACCTATTCGCTATCAAAAAGAAGTGGAAGCAGAAATTGAGATATTAAGGAACTTAATGCCCGAAAAGATTAAAGGCGATGAGAACTCTGTCAGGTATCGACCGGCTATTGGCCGTTGGTTAGCCGTAAAGCTCTTGGAAAATGATCCGGATGTACTAGCCCGCATGAAAAAGAAATATCATGCCGATGATTTGTTAATCCAGGTAGAAAAAAGCCGCCGGTCTTTGGAGGAGCATTTTGGGGAAGATCCGGAACTGTTTTTGGTTGACAGCCGGTACGCTTTTGCCCGGGGAGCGGTCCGGGAAAGCGTGCTTTTTCCCGGAGATGATCGGGAATCCATGACGGAAAAAATTGATCAGGTGCTCTTAAATCGATTTTTGGGGTTACCGATCTTTCTGATGATTATGTGGCTGCTTTTTCAAATCACCTTTACCCTGGGTGAATTGCCCATGGGGTGGCTGGATATGGGGATCTCAAAATTTGCTGAGCTTGTTCATGGGATACTGCCGGATGGTTTATTCCGTTCTTTAATTGTGGATGGGATTATTGGTGGGGTTGGCGGGGTTATTATTTTTCTTCCTAACATCTTGCTCCTCTTTTTGGGAATTACCTTTTTAGAAGGTACCGGATATATGTCCAGAGCGGCCTTTATTATGGATAAATTAATGCATCGTATGGGTTTGCACGGCAAATCATTCATTCCCATGATCCTGGGTTTTGGTTGCTCTATTCCCGCTATTATGGCGACTCGTACCCTAGAAAATCCTCGGGACCGGTTGGTGACCATTTTGGTGATCCCCTTAATGAGCTGTGGGGCACGCTTACCCGTTTATACCTTGTTAGCAGCAGCATTTTTCAGCCCTAATATGGCGGGGAATGTGATCTTTTCTATTTACTTAATCGGCATATTATTAGCTGTATTGATGGCAAAATTATTTCGCACCTGGCTGTTTCCCGGTCCGGCTGAGCCCTTTGTGATGGAACTTCCTGTTTATCGAATGCCGGTCTGGCGCAGCGTTTTAACTCAGGTATGGGAACGAGCCGTGCTCTATCTCAAAAAAGCTGGAACCGTTATTTTAGCAGCGTCAATTTTAATGTGGGCCTTATTTACCTTTCCCCAGACGAATGGAGCATCAAATTTTGATGCGGCTCAAGCAATGGAGCAAAGCTTTGCCGGACGCATTGGCCACCTGGTGGAACCGGTGCTTGAACCTTTAGGATTTGATTGGAAGATTGGCGTGGCTCTCATTTCAGGTGTTGCTGCCAAAGAAATTGTTGTCAGCACCATGAGCACCTTATATAGCATGGAAATAGATGAAGAGGCAGGTTTATCGTCAGGAGAAGTATCTTTGGGTTTTGCTGATCGGGTAAGAACCCAGTCGGGATTTACTCCTTTGATCGCTTATGTGTTAATGCTTTTTATCCTGATTTATATTCCTTGTTTGTCCACGGTAGCGGTCATCTATCGGGAGACAAATTCATGGAAATGGCCTTTGTTCGTCATAGGATATACCCTGGCCTTAGCATGGTTTGTTTCTTTCCTGGTTTATCGGGGAGGATTGTTATTGGGCATTGGTGTCTGA